Part of the Candidatus Paceibacterota bacterium genome, CTCGAACAGGTCCTTGGGCAGGTCGCATGGGTCGAACACGGTCTGGGTGCGTCCCTCGCGGTCGCGGACGTCAATGAAGATCAGCCCGCCAAGGTCACGCCGGGAATGAACCCAGCCGTCAAGGACCACGGTTCGGCCAATATGCGCCGGGCGCAGCTCGTTGCAATGATGCGTTCGTTTCATGTTTCAGCAGAACGTGGGAGGCGGGAAGCAAAACCCCGTGCCCGACAACCCGAGTTCAAAAGCGAGAGCAGATGTTGCCGAGGAACGGCACGATTTCAACTGCAAAACGAGCACTGATTTGCTTTTGCGCGCCGCGCGGACTCAGCGCTGCGCGGGTGAGTCCCGGCTGCTTCGGGCGCGGCGCTCGCTCCGCAATATGGCTTTGAAGAATTTGTAGCCTGAAAAACAGTCGCGAGTTGCTGCATGTTTTTTCGGAAGACCCGAATTACCAGGCATCATTGCTGAACTGCACGATGAATTATGCCCGGAGACACAATCGGCGGCTTCGCCTGGCCCGCACTGCTGTTATGCTGGCCGCCGTCACTTGCCTGGGGTTGAGTCCCATCTGGTTCCGTGGAAGAGAGCATCCCCGGGACACCCGCGAAGCAGCTGTTCATACCCGGACGAAAACGATGGAGTTCATACCGGGAACGGATATCAGGCTGCTCACCGATGAAGAACTGCTGAGCTTGTGCTCCGGACGACCAGTGGCCTGGATCGGGCAAGGAGATCAGCGGAGCTTCATTGTGCTGGACGCCTTCCGCGCTTCCAAGTAGTCGGCATCTCGTCGCTGCGGCAACAGGATCACTCCGTATACGCAAGCAGCTTTGCCGAAAATCGGACGGTCGCCGCCGGATTCTGTATGGTGATTCCCAGCGTATGCTCTCCCGGGGTCAAAGCAGCCACCTCGCCGTCGGTGAGTTCGAGAAACGTGACGACCTCCCCGTGGCGTGGTTGAATGCCTGCCCGGGCGCGCCGGTGAAATTTGCCGTCCAGCCAGGTGACACAGTTGATTTCCGAACGGAACAACTCCGCGTGGCCGTTCAACCTCTCACGGCGAGGCGGTTCGGACGCCTCTTTATGAAGGGCGCGTATTTCCAAGACCGCGCGCCGCGGCGAAGATTTTATCGTAAATTTTTGGACCAGCCCCAGCGCCATGCCCGCGTCGTTGGCGGCCAGGCTGGGGCCTGACCAGGGCAGACGGATCGTCCGGGTCTTGCTCGCTTCGAAGTTCGGCTGCGCCCAGGGCGCGGAACGCACCGGGTCTGCCGCGGGTCCGGCTACCCGCGAAATTGCCATGGCTTGCCAGGTTCCCTCTCCCGCGAGTTCGGTGTAGCGGGCGGGACTGGCCAGCAGACGGTGGATCTCCCTAAACTTTGCGGGCGGCAGCTTGGAAACCTCTCGATCGTAGGTTAACCAGCCGTTGCATTCGTGCTCGATGTCGCTGATCTGCGTGTAAACAAAACCCTGGTAGCCGGCGCGCTGGGCAAAATGCCGAAGGTTGCGCATGTAGAACGGATACTTGAGCGCCAGGTCGCTTGTGGAATTAAAATTCATCCGCCCGGCCGCTCTTTCCAGCGGCGGTCCCGGCGGCTGTTCCTGGCCGGCGTGCCACTTTTTTCCCGGCAGGAGAAGATTGTGCCCGCCCACCTCCCCGAACATCCGCGCTCGCTTGTTTCCAAAACCATCCTCGATCGGCGCGCTCGGGTAGAACGCATAATCATGAATGTCGAGAACATCGCCCGCGCCGTAATCGGTCCACCCGGAAGCGCTGATCACCACCCGCGATGGATCGAACTCCTTGACCCAGCCCGTGTTCTGAACGGTGTCATGCTGCCCCCAGGCCTCATTGAACATAATCCACGCGGCTATGGACGGATGGTTGTGGAAATCGCGCATGATCTCTTGAAACTCCGACTGCCAGTTGAGCGCTCCCGCGGGGTCAACGGTTTGCCCGTATTTTGGCGTGCAAACCATGTCTTGAAACACCAGCAAACCGATCCTGTCCGCATGGTAATACCAACGGGAGGGCTGCGTTTTGATGTGCACCCTGGTCAGGTTGCACCCGATTGATTTCAAATACTTCAGGTCGTATTCGATCGCCTTGTCGTGCGGCGGCGTAAGAATCCCATCCGGCCAGTAGCCCTGGTCCAGGGGCCCGAACAACAGCGGCGCCGGTTTGCCGTTGAGCAAAAGCCGGCCGGCGGCATCCCGGCCAAACGTCCGCAGGCCCGTGTAGCTCCCCACCCGATCCAGCGTCTTCCCCCGGCGCAAAAGCGACAGTCTTATGTCATACAGGTGGGGCGACTCCGGCGTCCACAGCCTGTGCCGGTCAATGGTCACCGTCCCGCTGATGTTCGTGCCGCCCGAGCAGGCATACCTCGCCGGCTTCTGACCGCCCACGTCGATCACCAACTCGCAGCCGTCGGCCGCTCCTGTGATCCACGCTACAAAATCAAACCCATCCAGGCGCGGTTCGACGCGCCATGACGCGATGCGGGTGGCGGGCACGGCCTCAAGCCACACCGTCTGCCAAATGCCCCCGGTAGGTTGATAGCGAAACCCGCGCCTGTTCTCGGGCGTGATCTGCTTGCCGAGCGGCTGGCAGTTCTGTTCCGTGCCGTCCCAAACACAAACGTGCAGCCGGTTGTCGCCCTCCTGCAAGGCGTCGGTGATGTCGAACAGAAACGGATCGTAGCCTCCTCGATGCTGGCCCATGCGAGTCCCGTTCACATAAACAGTGGTTTCCCAATCGCTGGCATCGATGTGCAGCAGCACCCTTTTCCCCTCCCATGCCTGAGGGACGCGAAAGTTCCTACCATACCAAAGCCGCTCCTGCGGCCGCAGGACATGCATCACTCCCGAAAGCGGCGCGTCCACCGCGAAAGGAACGAGAATCTTCCCCGCCCATGCCTCGGGGATTTGGCCTGATGTCATCGTTTCCGTTTGGATGAAACCCTGGACTGAGACGAAATCAACCTTCTCAATTTTGTAATCCCACAGTCCGTTCAGAGAAAGCCATGAATCGCGTTTGAATCCCGGGCGCGGGTGCTCCGGCAACGGCTTGTCCGGATTGACCCGGCTGGTCCACCGGGTCGTTAGTGGCGCGGGCGCGGGCTTCCAATCTCCGGGCAGGGCGGTGGAAATGCCAGGCAGAAGGGTAAGCGCGGCATGAATCAGCCGCGCCGAGCGTAGTATTGTCATGAGTTTAGGGATCCGGAGAAGTCAGGCAGGGCGCATTCAAAGCTCTCACTGTTCGAACTCTCGCGTGGCAACGTAGGCCTTCCGCGCCCAGAACTCAAGATCAACCCTGGGCCAGTCACTTCGAAACAAGGTGAATGATACCCAATCGCCACCGCACTGGACATAAGGCATGCCTCCGCTGGCGAGGGCCCGGGATTTCATACGCTCGTCCAATCGGAAAGCGACCGTGTTCATGCCGACGGCAAACGCCATGATGATACCTTT contains:
- a CDS encoding glycoside hydrolase family 2 TIM barrel-domain containing protein; amino-acid sequence: MTILRSARLIHAALTLLPGISTALPGDWKPAPAPLTTRWTSRVNPDKPLPEHPRPGFKRDSWLSLNGLWDYKIEKVDFVSVQGFIQTETMTSGQIPEAWAGKILVPFAVDAPLSGVMHVLRPQERLWYGRNFRVPQAWEGKRVLLHIDASDWETTVYVNGTRMGQHRGGYDPFLFDITDALQEGDNRLHVCVWDGTEQNCQPLGKQITPENRRGFRYQPTGGIWQTVWLEAVPATRIASWRVEPRLDGFDFVAWITGAADGCELVIDVGGQKPARYACSGGTNISGTVTIDRHRLWTPESPHLYDIRLSLLRRGKTLDRVGSYTGLRTFGRDAAGRLLLNGKPAPLLFGPLDQGYWPDGILTPPHDKAIEYDLKYLKSIGCNLTRVHIKTQPSRWYYHADRIGLLVFQDMVCTPKYGQTVDPAGALNWQSEFQEIMRDFHNHPSIAAWIMFNEAWGQHDTVQNTGWVKEFDPSRVVISASGWTDYGAGDVLDIHDYAFYPSAPIEDGFGNKRARMFGEVGGHNLLLPGKKWHAGQEQPPGPPLERAAGRMNFNSTSDLALKYPFYMRNLRHFAQRAGYQGFVYTQISDIEHECNGWLTYDREVSKLPPAKFREIHRLLASPARYTELAGEGTWQAMAISRVAGPAADPVRSAPWAQPNFEASKTRTIRLPWSGPSLAANDAGMALGLVQKFTIKSSPRRAVLEIRALHKEASEPPRRERLNGHAELFRSEINCVTWLDGKFHRRARAGIQPRHGEVVTFLELTDGEVAALTPGEHTLGITIQNPAATVRFSAKLLAYTE